A portion of the Girardinichthys multiradiatus isolate DD_20200921_A chromosome 23, DD_fGirMul_XY1, whole genome shotgun sequence genome contains these proteins:
- the LOC124860792 gene encoding neuronal acetylcholine receptor subunit alpha-7-like, which yields MRCHKFWGPCSVGFYIWTVMLFKGSLQGEHQRKLYKELLANYNRLERPVVNDSAPILVELGLTLLQIIDVDEKNQVLMTNAWLQLYWTDVYLSWNPENYPGVQNLRFPSDQIWTPDILLYNSADERFDATFHTNVLVNASGHCQYIPPGILKSTCYIDVRWFPFDVQKCDLKFGSWTHNGWLLDLQMLDVDTSTYIPNGEWDLVGVPAKRNELYYECCKEPYPDVTFTVTMRRRTLYYGLNLLIPCVLISGLALLVFLLPADSGEKISLGITVLLSLTVFMLLVAEIMPATSDSVPLIAQYFASTMMIVGMSVVVTVIVLQFHHHDPHGGKMPKWVRVVLLNWCAWFLRMKQPGDERKKPQYKYRHCSHHHSSTSSIEMGTIPSLTVPLSQASCPPCPTGTSNGSMSLYFGNYHPMESPLCPPSSDLGVTLGGRTFGSTGDEAEPPGGVGGGVGGLGMGISIPPPEILRILEEVSYIAQRFRDQDEAEAICSEWKFAAAVVDRLCLVAFSLFSIICTFTILMSAPNFIEAVSKDFT from the exons GTTCCTTGCAAGGGGAACACCAGCGGAAGCTATACAAGGAGCTGCTGGCCAACTACAATCGATTAGAGAGACCTGTTGTTAATGATTCTGCTCCTATCCTGGTGGAGCTGGGCCTCACACTGCTGCAGATTATAGACGTG GATGAGAAAAACCAAGTGCTAATGACCAATGCTTGGCTGCAGCTG tACTGGACAGACGTCTACTTGAGCTGGAATCCAGAGAATTACCCCGGCGTCCAGAACCTGCGATTCCCTTCAGACCAGATCTGGACACCTGACATCCTTCTTTACAATAG TGCGGATGAGCGCTTTGATGCCACATTTCACACCAATGTCCTGGTGAATGCTTCAGGCCACTGCCAGTACATCCCACCAGGCATCCTGAAGAGCACCTGTTACATCGATGTGCGTTGGTTCCCCTTTGATGTACAGAAGTGTGACTTAAAGTTCGGTTCATGGACCCACAACGGTTGGCTTCTAGACCTCCAGATGCTTGATGTGGACACATCCACTTACATACCCAATGGAGAGTGGGACCTTGTGG GTGTGCCAGCCAAGCGTAATGAGCTGTATTACGAGTGCTGTAAGGAGCCCTATCCTGATGTGACCTTCACAGTCACCATGCGGCGCAGAACTCTTTATTATGGCCTAAATCTGCTCATTCCCTGTGTGCTGATCTCTGGCTTGGCCTTGCTGGTTTTCCTATTACCAGCTGACTCTGGAGAAAAGATCTCTCTGG GCATCACTGTGCTGCTTTCGCTAACTGTCTTCATGCTTCTGGTAGCAGAGATTATGCCTGCTACATCTGACTCTGTGCCTCTTATCG CTCAGTACTTTGCCAGCACAATGATGATTGTGGGGATGTCTGTGGTGGTGACTGTCATAGTCCTGCAGTTTCACCATCATGACCCTCATGGGGGCAAGATGCCCAAATGG GTTCGGGTGGTTCTGTTGAACTGGTGTGCTTGGTTCCTCCGTATGAAACAACCTGGTGATGAGCGCAAGAAGCCCCAATACAAGTACCGTCACTGCTCCCACCATCACTCCAGCACCAGCTCCATCGAGATGGGTACAATCCCAAGCCTTACAGTGCCTCTGTCACAGGCATCATGCCCACCTTGCCCGACAGGCACTTCCAATGGTTCCATGAGTCTCTACTTTGGCAATTACCATCCCATGGAGAGCCCACTCTGCCCACCTTCCAGTGACTTGGGCGTTACACTGGGCGGACGCACGTTTGGATCCACAGGTGATGAGGCTGAGCCACCTGGAGGAGTTGGTGGTGGTGTTGGAGGTCTTGGAATGGGAATTAGCATCCCCCCACCAGAGATCCTGCGCATCTTGGAGGAGGTGTCGTACATTGCCCAGAGGTTCCGAGACCAGGACGAAGCTGAGGCCATCTGCAGTGAGTGGAAGTTTGCAGCTGCTGTAGTAGACCGGCTGTGCCTGGTggccttctctctcttctccatCATTTGCACTTTCACCATCCTCATGTCAGCGCCTAACTTCATAGAGGCTGTTTCTAAGGACTTCACATAA